The proteins below are encoded in one region of Thermosulfurimonas marina:
- a CDS encoding RAMP superfamily CRISPR-associated protein, protein MALDPIHVGTGGARIGRVDLTIVRDPVTQVPKIPGSSLAGVYRTYVAMAEQESNPNRQVNGQSKPYYPDCAGLGQDANHGHCRKPNCPVCTVFGFARGAGQEGGFAGLAAFTDAQVLLFPVPTRRGPMWVTCPMALQTTGLTVSGVDSEAVYVEQAGNPPQPGLAIAGDLPV, encoded by the coding sequence ATGGCGCTGGACCCCATCCATGTAGGCACCGGGGGCGCGCGCATCGGCCGGGTAGACCTCACCATCGTCCGGGACCCGGTGACCCAGGTGCCCAAGATCCCGGGCTCGAGCCTAGCGGGGGTGTACCGAACGTACGTGGCAATGGCAGAGCAAGAGTCAAATCCAAATAGGCAGGTGAACGGGCAATCTAAGCCCTATTACCCCGACTGTGCCGGCTTAGGGCAGGATGCAAACCACGGCCACTGCCGCAAGCCCAACTGCCCGGTTTGCACCGTCTTCGGCTTTGCTCGGGGTGCGGGACAGGAAGGCGGTTTTGCAGGCTTGGCCGCCTTCACCGATGCGCAGGTACTGCTGTTTCCCGTCCCCACCCGGCGGGGTCCCATGTGGGTCACTTGCCCGATGGCCTTGCAGACAACTGGCTTGACGGTGAGCGGGGTAGATAGCGAAGCCGTCTACGTGGAACAAGCAGGGAATCCCCCTCAACCTGGGCTGGCTATTGCTGGAGACCTGCCAGTGTAG
- a CDS encoding acetate--CoA ligase family protein, with product MLDAFFRPQVVAVVGASRQPGKVGYDVVKNLLDYRFPGKIYPVNPKASEILGLPCYSRVTEIPEKVDLAIIAVPAPLVPSVLKDCASQGIRAAVILSAGFRESGAEGARLEREVLSIARENGIRILGPNCLGVVDTYHRLNATFAAIPPRKGRIGFFSQSGALCLAVLEWARAEGVGLSRFVSLGNKSDVSEIECLQALAEDPHTEVILGYVEGIDEGRTFVEVARRISYRKPIVIFKGGLTAAGARAASSHTGSLAGSEVAYRAAFQQAGVLWTKNLREFFNLARFLALQPLPQGPRLVVITNSGGPGIIAADACERSALELPSLSGKTVKRLRRLLPPHASFYNPVDLLGDADEERYFEVLKVLTQEKEVDALLVILSRTATIDPLQVARGLKEFRGTKPLAACFIGEETLRATRRTLLRSGIPPFEYPEEAVQALEKAWLYTFNRSRPPEEPVRPAVDFQRARSILEGAREAGRSVLLDHEVQEVLMAYGFRFPKSLLARTTEEAVLAARVVGYPVVLKIVSPEILHKTDVGGVKTNLRDEKELRQAFLEITTNVRRRQPGATILGVLVQEMIEGGREVILGFTRDHQFGPLVMFGLGGIYVEVLKDVSFRLAPLTLKEAREMIRKIRSYPLLKGIRGAKEADLEALAEALVRFSFLVSDFPELTEGEINPLMVRPRGKGVVAVDARLLLGGLS from the coding sequence ATGCTTGATGCCTTCTTCCGTCCTCAAGTGGTGGCCGTAGTGGGGGCCTCCCGACAGCCCGGGAAGGTGGGCTACGATGTGGTCAAAAATCTCCTAGATTATCGGTTTCCGGGAAAGATTTATCCCGTAAATCCCAAGGCCTCGGAGATCCTAGGGCTGCCCTGCTATTCCCGGGTAACGGAAATTCCGGAAAAGGTAGATCTGGCCATAATCGCCGTCCCGGCCCCGCTGGTACCTTCGGTCCTTAAAGATTGTGCGTCCCAGGGGATCCGGGCCGCGGTCATTCTTTCCGCGGGGTTCCGGGAATCCGGAGCGGAGGGGGCTCGTCTAGAAAGAGAGGTGCTTTCCATCGCCCGAGAAAACGGGATCCGGATCCTGGGGCCCAACTGTCTGGGAGTGGTGGATACCTATCACCGTCTGAACGCCACCTTTGCGGCCATTCCTCCTCGAAAGGGGCGCATCGGCTTTTTTTCCCAATCCGGGGCCCTCTGTCTGGCGGTTCTGGAATGGGCCAGAGCCGAAGGAGTAGGGCTTTCGCGCTTTGTAAGCCTGGGGAACAAAAGCGACGTTTCCGAGATAGAGTGCTTGCAGGCCCTGGCTGAAGATCCCCATACGGAGGTCATCCTAGGCTATGTAGAAGGAATAGACGAGGGGCGTACCTTCGTAGAGGTGGCCCGGCGGATTTCCTATCGAAAACCCATCGTGATTTTCAAGGGAGGGCTTACCGCCGCCGGGGCCCGGGCCGCTTCCTCCCATACCGGTTCCCTGGCGGGCTCTGAGGTAGCCTATCGGGCGGCTTTCCAGCAGGCCGGGGTCCTCTGGACAAAGAACCTGCGGGAATTTTTTAACCTGGCCCGCTTTTTGGCCCTCCAGCCCTTGCCCCAGGGTCCCCGACTGGTGGTAATCACCAACTCCGGAGGCCCGGGGATCATTGCCGCCGACGCTTGCGAAAGATCCGCCCTCGAGCTTCCCTCTCTTTCGGGAAAGACCGTAAAGAGATTGCGCCGCTTACTCCCTCCTCACGCCTCCTTCTATAACCCGGTGGATCTTTTGGGAGATGCGGACGAGGAGCGCTATTTCGAGGTTCTGAAGGTTCTTACCCAAGAAAAGGAGGTGGATGCCCTCCTGGTTATCCTCTCCCGTACGGCCACCATAGATCCTCTCCAGGTGGCCCGCGGGCTGAAGGAATTCCGAGGGACCAAACCCTTGGCGGCTTGTTTTATCGGCGAGGAAACCCTTCGCGCTACCCGGCGCACCCTTCTGCGCTCCGGGATCCCCCCTTTTGAATATCCTGAAGAGGCGGTACAGGCCCTGGAAAAGGCCTGGCTTTATACCTTTAACCGTAGCCGCCCCCCGGAAGAACCCGTACGTCCGGCGGTGGATTTTCAGAGGGCCCGCAGCATCTTGGAAGGCGCCCGCGAGGCCGGACGATCCGTACTCCTGGATCACGAAGTGCAGGAAGTGCTTATGGCTTACGGGTTCCGCTTTCCCAAATCCCTTCTGGCCCGAACCACCGAAGAGGCCGTCCTGGCTGCTCGGGTGGTGGGCTACCCCGTGGTCTTGAAGATCGTCTCTCCGGAGATCCTCCACAAGACCGATGTGGGAGGAGTGAAAACGAACCTTCGAGATGAAAAGGAGCTTCGCCAGGCCTTCCTAGAGATCACCACCAATGTGCGCCGGCGGCAACCCGGGGCCACCATCCTGGGAGTGCTGGTGCAGGAGATGATAGAAGGGGGTCGGGAGGTCATTTTGGGCTTTACGCGAGACCACCAGTTTGGTCCTTTGGTTATGTTTGGCCTGGGAGGAATCTATGTTGAAGTTCTTAAAGACGTCTCCTTTCGGCTGGCTCCGCTCACTCTAAAGGAGGCCCGGGAGATGATTCGCAAAATTCGGAGCTATCCCCTTCTCAAGGGAATCCGAGGGGCTAAAGAAGCCGATCTCGAAGCCCTGGCCGAGGCCCTAGTAAGGTTTTCTTTCCTGGTTTCGGATTTTCCCGAATTGACGGAGGGGGAAATCAACCCCCTCATGGTCCGCCCCCGAGGAAAGGGGGTGGTGGCGGTGGACGCCCGTCTCCTCTTAGGAGGTCTATCATGA
- a CDS encoding N-acetylmuramoyl-L-alanine amidase, whose amino-acid sequence MTSAASGTEVLYYHRSWKGEKMAQILLDYLVAHLGLPSRGIKPCTSEDRGGYLLRYTKAPCVICEPFFIDNSVDLARAQEDLPGLARAYAQAIEKIGALAQRGFQ is encoded by the coding sequence TTGACAAGCGCCGCCTCTGGTACCGAGGTCCTTTATTATCATCGTTCCTGGAAAGGGGAGAAAATGGCCCAGATCCTTCTCGATTATCTGGTGGCCCATCTGGGATTACCTTCCAGAGGGATAAAACCCTGTACCTCTGAGGATCGGGGCGGTTATTTATTGCGCTACACCAAGGCCCCCTGCGTGATCTGTGAGCCCTTTTTCATCGACAATTCCGTAGATTTAGCTCGGGCGCAGGAAGATCTACCGGGGTTAGCCCGAGCCTACGCCCAGGCTATTGAAAAAATAGGGGCTTTAGCCCAAAGAGGTTTTCAATAA
- a CDS encoding ABC transporter permease, which produces MLRPRRILGIVLRQAFLYRRSFSRILDLVYWPTMDLLLWGFLTLYLERGALRLPKFVSFFLGALILWHILYRSQLAVSVSFLEEVWSRNLVNLLVAPVTLGEYLGGLIAVSFLKVSLAFGLMATLAGVFYGFNLFRLGVYLGIFVLGLFVLGWSIGLVTIGLILRFGQEAEILAWALIFIFLPLSAVFYPLEVLPKFLQYLALLTPSAYIFEGMRAVISQGGLPTEYLLRAWGLDLFYFWGGLWFLKRQYAYARERGLLPKIGE; this is translated from the coding sequence ATGCTGAGACCCCGGCGGATCCTGGGCATCGTCCTGCGACAGGCCTTTCTTTACCGGCGAAGCTTTAGCCGCATCCTGGACCTGGTCTACTGGCCTACCATGGATCTCCTTCTCTGGGGCTTCCTCACCCTTTACCTTGAAAGAGGGGCCCTGCGCCTTCCGAAATTCGTTTCCTTCTTTCTCGGGGCCCTTATCCTCTGGCACATCCTTTACCGTTCCCAGCTTGCGGTCTCTGTCTCCTTCTTGGAGGAGGTTTGGTCCCGCAACCTGGTAAATCTCCTGGTAGCCCCTGTCACCCTGGGGGAATATCTGGGCGGTCTTATCGCGGTGAGTTTTCTCAAAGTCTCTCTGGCTTTCGGACTCATGGCCACCCTGGCGGGGGTCTTCTACGGGTTCAATCTCTTTCGCCTGGGGGTCTATCTGGGAATTTTTGTTCTGGGCCTTTTCGTTTTGGGCTGGAGCATCGGTCTGGTGACTATAGGATTGATCCTGCGTTTCGGACAGGAGGCCGAGATCCTGGCCTGGGCCCTTATCTTCATTTTCCTGCCCCTTTCGGCGGTATTTTATCCTCTGGAGGTCCTTCCCAAGTTCTTACAGTACCTGGCCCTCCTTACCCCCTCGGCCTACATCTTCGAAGGTATGCGCGCGGTGATCTCTCAGGGCGGACTCCCTACAGAGTATCTTCTGCGGGCCTGGGGCCTAGATCTCTTCTATTTTTGGGGAGGGCTCTGGTTCCTCAAGCGCCAGTACGCCTACGCCCGCGAAAGGGGGTTGCTCCCCAAGATAGGGGAATAG
- a CDS encoding DRTGG domain-containing protein, with the protein MMLYVTSLQPFAGKTLTVLGLGRFLASKKKLGYLKTLGNRPVIQEGVLTDQDALSVAQALQLDIPPQDLCALVITQDVVIEALERGPQDLKERIHRKLALYRDRFLLLSGYGTLYSGKFLGNSHLDLIKALGAKTVLTVRWEGEYLLDPLLKAREDLGEALSGIVINALREETRSFYEDLIRPYLEKEGFLILGEIPYEPFLEAVSVGELRNFIGGDLLVPGREEQLVEHFLIGGMQVDRAITYFRKTPRFGVIVGGDRSDIQLAALETGAVCLILTGGLYPNEIILSRAEESGVAILVVPDDTYSAARKVEQLPRLTRLRHPAKLQRAFQLLDQHLYYERLKSLLSL; encoded by the coding sequence ATGATGCTCTATGTAACCTCCCTTCAACCTTTTGCCGGAAAGACCCTTACCGTTTTAGGCCTGGGCCGCTTTTTGGCCTCTAAGAAAAAACTGGGTTATCTCAAAACTCTGGGCAATCGTCCGGTGATCCAGGAAGGGGTCCTCACCGATCAGGACGCCCTTTCCGTAGCCCAAGCCCTTCAACTGGATATCCCTCCCCAGGACCTCTGTGCCCTGGTCATCACTCAGGATGTGGTGATAGAGGCCTTAGAAAGGGGTCCTCAGGATCTTAAAGAACGGATCCACAGAAAGCTAGCCCTTTATCGGGATCGGTTCCTCCTCCTCAGCGGATACGGGACCCTTTATTCCGGGAAGTTTCTGGGGAACTCCCATTTGGATCTCATCAAGGCCCTGGGAGCCAAAACCGTGCTCACCGTGCGTTGGGAGGGGGAGTACCTCCTGGATCCTTTACTTAAAGCCCGGGAGGACCTGGGAGAGGCCCTTTCCGGAATAGTGATTAACGCCCTCCGGGAGGAAACCCGATCCTTTTACGAAGACCTGATAAGGCCTTATCTCGAGAAAGAAGGCTTCCTCATTTTAGGAGAGATCCCCTACGAACCCTTCCTCGAGGCGGTCTCCGTGGGGGAATTGCGCAATTTTATCGGGGGAGATCTCTTGGTCCCCGGTCGGGAAGAGCAACTGGTGGAACATTTTCTCATCGGGGGCATGCAGGTGGATCGGGCCATTACTTACTTTCGCAAGACCCCCCGCTTCGGGGTTATCGTAGGGGGAGATCGGTCGGATATCCAGCTTGCGGCCCTGGAGACCGGAGCGGTCTGTTTGATCCTTACCGGAGGTCTTTATCCCAATGAGATCATCCTTTCCCGGGCCGAGGAATCTGGGGTGGCCATTCTGGTGGTCCCGGATGATACCTATTCTGCGGCCCGCAAGGTGGAACAACTCCCCCGCCTCACCCGCCTCCGGCATCCGGCCAAGCTCCAGAGGGCCTTCCAACTTCTAGACCAACACCTCTACTACGAACGTCTGAAAAGCCTTCTCAGCCTTTAA
- a CDS encoding integrase core domain-containing protein — protein MIDREEFDTLEEAKSRIENWIKEYNQKRPYSALNYRTPMEIWKENEGDLPGGVQKKGQV, from the coding sequence GTGATTGATCGGGAAGAATTTGATACCTTAGAAGAAGCTAAGAGCCGTATAGAAAATTGGATTAAGGAATACAACCAAAAACGACCTTATTCAGCCCTAAACTATCGAACACCTATGGAAATCTGGAAAGAAAATGAAGGAGATCTCCCAGGTGGTGTGCAGAAAAAGGGGCAGGTATAA
- a CDS encoding IS256 family transposase — protein sequence MQDREIIEKLEDLIKEAIKSVIERLAIEERSLYLEEHPETKGNGFYSRSLLTKYGPIEGLMVPRTRDGNFRAQILPPPRRRAGLDLGEAVLALYASGASTRAVSRFIETIYGAYYSPASISRLTEVAEDQIESWRKRRLSEEYFALYLDATFLPVRRGTVAREPVYLALGIRRDGTREIVGFWTSGGEGESALVYQEIFNELRERGLKRIEVVIGDGLSGLKEAVLRVYPGARFQRCVLHSLKYSLRKVRRSHREALAQDLRKIYRAGRRSEALEAFRAFKARWQGKYPEVVKHWEENLEDLLVFLEYPEPIRNYIYTTNQLERLIKEVKRRTKVIEVFCEPGALYKVVYLVLRGLEEKYRSRKLRGFEDLMEEGLLSCGHS from the coding sequence ATGCAGGACAGAGAAATTATAGAAAAGCTGGAGGACCTCATCAAGGAGGCCATTAAAAGCGTGATTGAGCGACTGGCTATTGAGGAAAGAAGCCTTTACCTTGAGGAACACCCTGAAACCAAAGGCAATGGTTTCTACTCTCGCTCCCTTCTCACCAAATACGGGCCTATTGAAGGCCTTATGGTTCCCAGAACTCGAGATGGAAACTTTAGAGCTCAGATTCTACCTCCTCCAAGGAGAAGAGCCGGTCTCGACTTGGGAGAAGCTGTATTGGCCTTGTACGCTTCGGGAGCCAGTACCAGGGCGGTTTCAAGATTTATCGAGACCATTTACGGGGCTTACTATTCGCCAGCCAGTATAAGCAGACTAACGGAGGTAGCCGAGGACCAAATTGAGTCCTGGAGAAAGCGAAGGCTTTCGGAGGAATACTTTGCCCTTTATCTGGATGCTACTTTTCTGCCGGTGAGGAGAGGAACTGTGGCCAGGGAGCCGGTGTATCTGGCTTTGGGGATAAGGCGAGATGGGACCAGAGAGATTGTGGGCTTTTGGACCAGTGGAGGGGAAGGTGAGAGCGCTCTGGTTTATCAGGAAATTTTCAACGAACTGCGCGAAAGAGGTCTCAAGAGGATTGAGGTGGTCATAGGGGACGGGCTATCAGGCTTGAAGGAGGCGGTTCTCAGGGTTTATCCTGGGGCCAGGTTTCAGAGATGCGTTCTTCACAGTCTCAAGTATAGCCTGAGGAAGGTTCGGAGGTCTCACCGAGAGGCGCTGGCTCAGGATTTGAGGAAAATTTATCGGGCTGGGAGGAGGTCCGAGGCCCTGGAGGCCTTCAGGGCTTTCAAGGCCCGGTGGCAAGGGAAGTATCCGGAAGTAGTGAAGCACTGGGAGGAGAACCTCGAGGATCTCTTGGTTTTTCTGGAATATCCGGAGCCTATTCGGAATTATATTTACACCACGAATCAGCTTGAAAGGCTGATTAAAGAGGTCAAGCGCAGGACCAAGGTGATAGAGGTTTTCTGTGAGCCTGGGGCACTTTACAAGGTAGTCTATCTGGTGCTTAGGGGTCTAGAGGAGAAATACCGTTCGCGAAAACTGAGAGGTTTTGAGGATCTTATGGAGGAAGGCCTCTTATCCTGCGGACACAGTTGA
- a CDS encoding ABC transporter ATP-binding protein, protein MKNLTKVFKGQPALSGVSFSLERGEFLGILGPNGAGKTTLLNCLLGLVTPTRGQIRFFGLDLEEHLREILERINFASNYVGLPLSLTVEENLWVYALLYGVPSCRERIERLLRLLDLWEMRREKTRHLSSGQMMRLCLAKALINDPEVLLLDEPTAGLDPTMARKVRNLIKAYQQDRGMAVIFTSHNLLELQDLSDRVLLLHQGRILAEGPPTVLCQRFKAQNLEEVYFKALKEPPLC, encoded by the coding sequence GTGAAAAATCTTACCAAGGTCTTTAAAGGGCAGCCTGCTCTTTCCGGGGTAAGCTTTTCCTTGGAACGGGGGGAGTTCCTGGGGATTCTCGGGCCCAACGGGGCGGGCAAGACCACCCTCCTTAACTGTCTTCTCGGCCTGGTAACCCCCACCCGGGGACAGATCCGCTTCTTCGGCCTGGACCTGGAGGAACACCTCCGGGAGATCCTTGAGCGGATCAACTTCGCCTCTAATTATGTGGGGCTGCCTCTTTCCCTCACCGTGGAAGAAAACCTCTGGGTGTATGCCCTTCTTTATGGAGTGCCTTCTTGCCGGGAAAGAATCGAGAGGCTTCTCCGCCTTCTGGATCTCTGGGAAATGCGCCGGGAAAAGACCCGACATCTTTCCTCCGGCCAGATGATGCGCCTCTGCCTGGCCAAGGCCCTAATCAACGATCCAGAGGTTCTGCTCCTGGACGAACCCACGGCCGGGCTCGACCCGACCATGGCCCGGAAAGTAAGAAATCTCATCAAGGCCTATCAGCAGGATCGGGGGATGGCCGTGATCTTCACCTCCCACAATCTCCTCGAGCTTCAAGACCTTTCCGATCGGGTCCTTCTTCTTCATCAGGGACGGATCCTGGCCGAGGGGCCTCCGACGGTCCTGTGTCAACGTTTTAAGGCCCAAAACCTGGAGGAGGTCTACTTCAAGGCCTTAAAGGAGCCCCCTTTATGCTGA
- a CDS encoding amphi-Trp domain-containing protein: protein MAEKKVLFKSEELKDRTEVATFLRDLAAKLEAGELALRREAEEVRLSLPERVILEIKVEEKAKPGKTKQSLEIEIEWGEGLTGGVELA from the coding sequence ATGGCCGAAAAGAAGGTGCTTTTCAAAAGCGAGGAACTCAAAGATCGGACCGAGGTAGCCACCTTTTTGAGAGATCTAGCCGCAAAGCTTGAGGCCGGAGAGCTCGCCCTTCGGCGAGAGGCCGAAGAGGTCCGCCTAAGCCTCCCCGAGAGGGTAATCCTGGAAATCAAGGTGGAAGAAAAGGCCAAACCCGGAAAGACCAAACAGAGCCTCGAAATCGAGATCGAATGGGGTGAAGGCCTGACCGGAGGCGTAGAACTGGCCTAA